The following nucleotide sequence is from Mesorhizobium sp. J8.
TGCTACGCCCATGACTTAGGACATCCGCCGTTCGGCCACGGCGGTGAGCGTGCGCTCTATAAGGCAATGTTCAATTTTGGAGGGTTTGAAGGTAATGCACAGACCATCCGTATCCTCTCAAGGTTGGAGAAATACTATCGAGGAAACGGCATTGCGCCTACAAGGCGGCTCCTGCTGGGCGTTCTCAAATATCCAGTGGCGTTCGGGGAATATCCAGTCTACGACCTCAGGAAGCCACCCAAGTGCTTCTATGATAGCGATCTGGATCTGGTCGAAAACGTGTTGAACGTTTTCTCCCTCACGGACCGTCTGGAATTTCGGCGTTTGGGCTCTGGCAACAAGCCCATGCATAAGTCGCTGGACTGTTCCATTATGGAGTTGGCCGATGATATTGCATACGGGGTTCACGACTTAGAAGACGGTGTCGGCCGAGGAATTCTTCGCCGGGAGGAGATAGGCGGACCACTGGAGTATGGTTTCCGGGAGGCTGGCGTCAGCAAAATTCGCGAAGTGACGATACCGGTTCTCCTGGACAAGCTTTTTTCACCCGACGCTTGTGAGCGAAAGCATGCTATTTCGCTTCTCGTTGGTTTCTTTGTCGTTGCCATAGATGTTGCTGGGAAGGATGTCTTTCAGAGCCAGTTCCTCGACCTCAATGCCCAGGTTGAACCAAACATCCGATACCTGCTGAACTACCTGTCGAAAGACATTACGTTCAAATCTTTGGTGGGTCGGCGGGAGGTGCAAACGTTGGAGTTCAAGGGCGAGAAGATAATTGCCGACCTGTTTGCAGCTTTTGAGGAACGGCCTGTCGAGCTAATGGGTCTGAAAGCAATTGATCCTTACGGCGACGGCTTCGCCAGCGATGTGGTTGACCGAAAGAAGCGATGGCGCGAACTTCCGCCCAATGAGCGCGACACATTTGCAAGAGCAATCTCAGATTTCATCGCGGGGATGACCAATCCCTATGCGGAGAAATATCACCGTAGGCTATTCGATCCCGGATTTGGCAGCAGCACCGACGAACTCTGAGCTTCTTTGGTGCCCGTCGAGCTACGCATCTGTTCCGAAGCGCTTCATCATATGCCCGAGCTTTTCTGCCTTCGAACGCAAATAGGGCTCATTTTCAGGTGTCGGCTCACTTTCGTGACGGACGCGTTCGACTTCGATGCCTTGCAATTCAAGCCCCGAAACTTTCCTTGGGTTGTTCGTCAATAGTCTGCACTTTATGACACCAAAGTACCGCAAAACGTATGCCGCTCGCTCATATTCCCTCGGATCCAATGGCGATCCGAGCGCATGATAGGCTGCTGCGGTATCAAGTCCTTTCGTTGCAGTGAGGTTCATCCCTCGTATCTTGGTCAGCAGGCCGGCCCCACGTCCGTCACAAAGCATATAGATAAAAATCCCTCCGTCCCGCTGGATTTGAGACAGCGCGTTCTCCAACTGCCAATGGCAATCGCAATCGGTGCTCTCGAAAATCTCTCCCGTGTAACAGGCGCTTTGAACTCGTACGAGCGGCACTCTGCCGTCGAAGGGCGACACCATAACCAACACGTTGTCTTGCTCGTTCGGTGACCACGAAAAGACATATAGGTCGAACGTGCCGTATCTCGTATTCAGCGGCGATTTCGCGATCTCAGGCTGTTCCATCGTGACCTAGCTTCTCGGGTTGAGCCTCCGACTTCTTGGACAGAATGGCTTCCGGTTCGGGCACCAGTCCTTCCCACTGGTCATGCACCCAGCGACCAACAGCGGTAACCTTTCTGGCCAGAAGCTTCTCGGGTGCCGGATCACTCGCGAATTCACCGTCTTTGAAGTCGTAAGCAGCTTTTAGCTGTTCAAGCTCCCTCTGCGCACGCCTATAGATGACCCAGAGCTTCTGAGGTCTACGCAATTGTACCCAGCTTGTAAGTCCTGCTGCCGTAACTGATAGCAATGAAGGCAGCACCTTGGCCAAAAAGAAGCTCTCCGACAGGGTCACAAACAACGGTGCTACGAGCGTGCAGGCGATAATGGCCGCAAAGCACAATTGTGCCTCGCTCTTGTTGTGGTCTGCCTTCTCGCGCATTCCCCTTCGCATGGACGAGTAATAGGCTGCTGCATCCGTGAATGCGTCCTCTGGGATCGTTTTATCCTTCCTCGGCCACGCCATTACCTGCTCCCTTTGGTCGGCTCTACGAGGTCCACGTCTATAGCTTCAAAGTTCGAAGCCGGAAACCGATCAGCGTCACACGCGCGATAATCTCGTGCCTTGTTGGCAACGGTGCCGCCGTGCTGGACTGCTGATGTCAGTCTAGGTATTTCAACTGCTAGCGCGCTGTCATCCTGGCGCAAGGTTTGCATCCGTGGGGGGCTATGGCGAAACTTTCTCAGCAGGAACTGGAGCGGCACCTATGGGGTGCGGCGGACATCCTTCGCGGCACCGTCGATGCCGCAGACTACAAGCAGTACATTTTCGGCCTGCTGTTTTTTAAGCGGCTCTGCGACGTATGGGACGAAGAGTTCGAGACCCTGTTAGCCGAGACCGGTGACCGCGAGGAGGCTGCCGATCCCGACGAGCATCGCTTCCATATTCCTAAGGAACACCGCTGGGACGCCGTGCGGCAGCAATCGACACAGATCGGCCAGCGGCTGAACAATGCGCTGGCTGCCATCGAAGATGCCAACCTGCGGCTGCGCGGTGTCTTCGGCGACGTGGACTTCGCCAATCAGGATCGTTTCTCGGATGCCCTTTTGGAGAAGCTGCTCGCGCATTTCGAAAAGCACCGGTTGCGCAACGTAGATGTCCCTGCAGACATGCTGGGCGACGCCTATCTGTATCTCATCAAGATGTTCGCTGAAGGCGCCGGCAAGAAGGGTGGCGAGTTCTATACGCCTCGCCAGATCGTCCGGCTCATGGTCGAGATCGTTGAACCTCGCCCAGGCATGTCAATCTATGATCCGACCTGCGGCTCGGGGGGCATGCTGCTGGAAACGGTTCAGTACCTAAAGGA
It contains:
- a CDS encoding DUF4231 domain-containing protein; the encoded protein is MAWPRKDKTIPEDAFTDAAAYYSSMRRGMREKADHNKSEAQLCFAAIIACTLVAPLFVTLSESFFLAKVLPSLLSVTAAGLTSWVQLRRPQKLWVIYRRAQRELEQLKAAYDFKDGEFASDPAPEKLLARKVTAVGRWVHDQWEGLVPEPEAILSKKSEAQPEKLGHDGTA
- a CDS encoding anti-phage deoxyguanosine triphosphatase, with the protein product MLSEDDKKILPELTLRAPSFEEPKSDAGFGKEAFGTDTREPYQHDLGRIVHSASFRRLQTKTQVMGTGEGDFHRTRLTHSLEVGQIGRGIVWNLLARRGFGHADALPSSELIEAICYAHDLGHPPFGHGGERALYKAMFNFGGFEGNAQTIRILSRLEKYYRGNGIAPTRRLLLGVLKYPVAFGEYPVYDLRKPPKCFYDSDLDLVENVLNVFSLTDRLEFRRLGSGNKPMHKSLDCSIMELADDIAYGVHDLEDGVGRGILRREEIGGPLEYGFREAGVSKIREVTIPVLLDKLFSPDACERKHAISLLVGFFVVAIDVAGKDVFQSQFLDLNAQVEPNIRYLLNYLSKDITFKSLVGRREVQTLEFKGEKIIADLFAAFEERPVELMGLKAIDPYGDGFASDVVDRKKRWRELPPNERDTFARAISDFIAGMTNPYAEKYHRRLFDPGFGSSTDEL
- a CDS encoding GTP cyclohydrolase II, which encodes MEQPEIAKSPLNTRYGTFDLYVFSWSPNEQDNVLVMVSPFDGRVPLVRVQSACYTGEIFESTDCDCHWQLENALSQIQRDGGIFIYMLCDGRGAGLLTKIRGMNLTATKGLDTAAAYHALGSPLDPREYERAAYVLRYFGVIKCRLLTNNPRKVSGLELQGIEVERVRHESEPTPENEPYLRSKAEKLGHMMKRFGTDA